A genomic segment from Methanoplanus limicola DSM 2279 encodes:
- the hflX gene encoding GTPase HflX, with amino-acid sequence MKRIIVAQRNYPNSDTAANSRKLAELKELSHAAGYMVVGTFVQSKKPDRNYQIGRGKVDELAEFVESLGAEKVIFNNQLSVTQIYNISETCRCEVMDRLQLILEIFAARATTKRAKLQVELAKLRYELPKVKSIVSMQKKDEKQGFMGLGSYENSHEQDIRKRITRIRAELQQGSGSESQRIFRHERGFSLVALAGYTNAGKSTLFQSLVKEETIIKNMLFTTLSPTTRSLTVNSRKMLLTDTVGFIEDLPHWMVDAFRSTLDEIFLADVILLVVDMSDPMDIIRQKLAVSHDIFRERTEGAVIVTALNKADLLPDEELQEKLEVISSLTPAPVMISAKSGEGLNELKQRLYEKLPEWEHCRISIPVSEESISMVSWLYDESVVHTIEYGDSIIMEIEARDEIIQKIKPFALSSE; translated from the coding sequence ATGAAAAGAATTATTGTTGCCCAGCGAAATTATCCAAATTCTGACACCGCTGCAAATTCCCGGAAACTGGCAGAGCTTAAGGAATTATCACATGCTGCCGGCTATATGGTCGTGGGCACATTTGTGCAGTCAAAAAAGCCTGACAGGAATTATCAGATAGGCCGCGGTAAGGTGGATGAACTTGCGGAGTTTGTGGAATCTTTAGGTGCTGAAAAAGTAATTTTTAACAACCAGCTTTCAGTAACGCAGATCTATAACATATCTGAGACATGCAGATGCGAAGTAATGGACAGATTACAGCTCATCCTTGAGATATTTGCTGCAAGAGCCACTACAAAGCGTGCAAAACTACAGGTAGAGCTTGCAAAACTGCGATATGAGCTTCCTAAAGTAAAGTCTATCGTTTCCATGCAGAAAAAGGATGAAAAGCAGGGATTTATGGGTCTTGGAAGTTACGAAAATTCCCATGAGCAGGACATCAGGAAAAGGATTACAAGGATCAGAGCTGAACTTCAGCAGGGAAGCGGGAGCGAGTCACAACGCATTTTCAGGCATGAGAGGGGATTTTCCCTTGTAGCTCTGGCAGGTTATACGAATGCGGGGAAAAGCACTCTTTTCCAGTCACTTGTAAAGGAAGAGACAATAATTAAGAACATGCTCTTTACAACACTATCTCCCACAACACGTTCTCTCACAGTAAACAGCAGAAAAATGCTGCTGACAGATACTGTGGGATTTATCGAAGACCTCCCGCACTGGATGGTGGATGCTTTCAGGTCAACGCTTGACGAAATATTCCTGGCTGATGTCATTCTTCTTGTAGTGGATATGAGTGATCCAATGGATATTATAAGACAAAAACTTGCTGTCAGCCATGACATCTTCCGGGAGAGAACAGAAGGTGCTGTGATAGTTACTGCTCTTAACAAGGCCGATCTTCTCCCTGATGAAGAACTGCAGGAAAAACTGGAAGTGATCAGTTCCCTTACTCCTGCCCCGGTCATGATATCTGCAAAATCAGGAGAAGGTCTTAACGAACTTAAACAGCGATTATATGAGAAACTTCCGGAATGGGAACACTGCAGGATATCCATCCCGGTTTCCGAAGAGAGTATATCCATGGTGTCATGGCTTTATGATGAAAGCGTTGTGCACACAATCGAATATGGCGACTCCATTATCATGGAAATAGAAGCAAGAGATGAGATCATTCAGAAAATAAAGC
- a CDS encoding type II toxin-antitoxin system HicA family toxin, which produces MNIRIKRSHYFFRHPDGTTTVVPYHKGEDISVGLIAKIIKDCEVSKEEFYELL; this is translated from the coding sequence ATAAATATAAGAATAAAAAGAAGTCATTATTTTTTCAGGCATCCGGATGGAACAACAACTGTTGTACCTTACCATAAAGGAGAAGATATCTCTGTTGGTCTCATTGCAAAAATAATCAAAGACTGTGAAGTTTCAAAAGAAGAATTCTATGAGTTGTTATGA
- a CDS encoding Fic family protein → MAKTPAVIKNISELRRRFYKSVKHKESLLALIAEAEVAEQVYNSNAIENSTLTFEETDKILLEVDPGRYISIQEHFEAVNLAEVIRYINENAKKEELTPEIILKLHEMLLSDIRDNIKGRFRKTGEWVRVGGHIGLDPDQIMAAIEEMFAHYYATSEENIIRRIAKLHLTFEYIHPFIDGNGRIGRVIINYLLIREGYVPITITFTDRSLYYDAFEEFESSGKTSLMEAIIGKALTNSYHKRLAYLEGMEIVNLREYSRRFNISHSNLINKAHRQTIPAFLEKGKWKIGIPAEKQK, encoded by the coding sequence ATGGCAAAAACACCGGCTGTAATCAAAAATATTTCAGAACTAAGAAGGCGGTTCTATAAATCAGTAAAACATAAAGAATCCCTGCTCGCCCTCATAGCTGAAGCCGAAGTTGCAGAACAGGTTTACAACTCCAATGCTATTGAGAACAGCACTCTCACATTTGAAGAAACCGACAAAATACTGCTTGAGGTAGATCCCGGCAGATACATATCAATACAGGAGCATTTCGAGGCAGTAAATCTTGCAGAAGTTATCAGATATATCAATGAAAACGCAAAAAAAGAAGAACTCACCCCGGAAATAATCCTGAAACTTCATGAAATGCTTCTGTCAGACATCCGTGATAACATTAAGGGAAGATTCCGTAAAACCGGAGAATGGGTACGTGTCGGAGGTCATATCGGACTGGACCCGGATCAGATAATGGCGGCCATAGAAGAGATGTTTGCACACTATTACGCAACATCTGAAGAAAATATCATCAGAAGAATAGCTAAACTTCACTTAACCTTTGAATACATCCATCCTTTCATTGACGGAAACGGGCGTATTGGAAGAGTAATAATCAATTACCTCCTGATTCGCGAAGGATATGTTCCAATAACCATCACATTCACCGACAGAAGCCTCTACTATGACGCATTTGAAGAATTTGAAAGTTCAGGAAAAACTTCATTAATGGAAGCAATAATCGGAAAGGCACTTACAAACAGCTACCATAAACGGCTTGCATATCTCGAAGGAATGGAGATTGTAAACCTTCGGGAATACAGCCGGAGATTTAACATATCCCACTCAAACCTAATCAACAAAGCCCACAGGCAGACAATTCCGGCATTCCTCGAAAAAGGAAAGTGGAAGATCGGAATTCCGGCTGAAAAACAGAAATAA
- a CDS encoding type II toxin-antitoxin system HicB family antitoxin: MSGEQKKTYKFTVIIERDEDGIYIAEVPQLRGCHTQAKDLNTLIERIREAVKLCIDEDDAISPLEFIGLQQIEITV, translated from the coding sequence ATGTCCGGCGAACAGAAAAAAACTTACAAATTTACTGTAATTATAGAAAGGGATGAAGATGGCATATATATAGCGGAAGTACCGCAGCTAAGGGGATGCCATACTCAGGCTAAAGATCTAAACACTCTCATTGAACGAATCAGAGAAGCTGTAAAACTTTGTATTGATGAGGATGATGCAATCAGTCCACTGGAATTTATCGGGCTTCAGCAAATCGAAATAACAGTATGA